The following proteins are co-located in the Microbacterium sp. Clip185 genome:
- a CDS encoding DUF7455 domain-containing protein — MSTTSTPTEQSAVLEHRLTAADRCDSCGAQAYIAAEVNGSELLFCAHHGRKYEEKLRAVATSWHDETARLVDAV; from the coding sequence ATGAGCACGACGTCGACACCCACCGAGCAGTCCGCCGTACTGGAACACCGGCTGACTGCCGCCGACCGCTGCGACTCCTGCGGAGCTCAGGCGTACATCGCCGCCGAGGTCAACGGCAGCGAGCTGCTTTTCTGCGCGCACCACGGCCGCAAGTATGAAGAGAAGCTCCGCGCCGTCGCCACCAGCTGGCACGACGAGACCGCTCGCCTGGTCGACGCGGTCTGA